DNA from Nitriliruptor alkaliphilus DSM 45188:
TGACGTGGACTACAGCATCGACCTCGTGAGCCGGCTCGGTGACACGTTCGCGTTCGCGGACCTCGAGGTGATGGAGGTGGACGTCCGGGGTCGCACGATGCGCGTCGTCACACCGGCCACGCTGTACCGCATGAAGCGGGACACCGTCCGTGGCCGTGACCGGGACGACGCCGAACGTCTCCGTGACGCGTTCGACCTGGAGGCCTAGCCGTGCCGGTCCGTCGGTACCGCAGCATCGAGGAGGTGCCGGCAGCCCCGCGCGCCGCGACGCCAGAGGACGGCATCGCCGCCGCCTGTGCCGTCTCGGCGATCGCCGGGGCACTCGGTCCGAGCGCTCGCGCTCCCCGCGGGGTACGGCGGTTCCGCTCCGTCGAGGAAGCGGACGCCCACCGGCGCACCTGGGAGCTCCCGCGTCTCGGCAGGCAACGACCCGGCCCGGATCAGCCGAGCCGCAGCCGCGGGTCCGGTCGGTCATCGTCCGGTCAGTAGTGGTACGGGTAGGCCGACCAGTCGGGGTCGCGCTTCTGAAGGAAGCTGTCGCGACCCTCCTGCGCCTCGTCGGTGCCGTAGATCAGGCGCGTCGCCTCACCGGCGAAGACCTGCTGGCCGATCAGCCCGTCGTCGGGGAGGTTCATCGCGAACTTGAACATGCGCAGGGCCGTCGGCGACTTGCCCCCGATGCGGGCTGCCCAGTCGAGCGCGGTCGCCTCGAGCTGGGCGTGGTCGACCACGCGGTTGACCATGCCCATCCGGTGGGCGTCCTCGGCCGAGTACTCGTCACCGAGCAGGAAGATCTCGCGGGCGAACTTCTGGCCGACCTGCGTGGCGAGGTAGGCCGACCCGAACCCACCGTCCACCGACGCGACGTCGAGGTCCGTCTGCTTGAACCGGGCGTGCTCGCGCGAGGCGATGGTCAGGTCGCAGGTGACGTGCAGCGAGTGACCGCCACCGGCCGCCCACCCGGGGACGACCGCGATGACCGCCTTCGGCGAGAACCGGATCAGCCGCTGCACCTCGAGGATGTGCAGCCTTCCGGACCGCCCCGGATCGACCGACTCGGCGGTGTCGCCGGCCGCGTACTGGTAGCCGTCCCTGCCGCGGATGCGCTGGTCACCACCGGAGCAGAACGCCCACCCACCGTCCTTCGGCGAGGGGCCGTTGCCCGTCAGCAGCACGCACGCCACATCCGACGAGGTCCGCGCGTGCTCGAGCACCCGGTACAGCTCGTCGACGGTGTGCGGCCGGAACGCGTTGCGTACCTCGGGCCGGTCGAACGCGACCCGGACCGTGCCCTGGTCGACCGCCCGGTGGTAGGTGATGTCGGTCAGGTCCTCGAACCCGGGGACCTCGCGCCACCGGTCGGCGTCGAACAGCTCGGAGACCACGTCGCACGTCCTCCCATCGGGACCGCGCTGCGCCACCCGGCGCCCGCGTCCCGGAGCCTACGCTGGCGGTCCGCCGAGGCCGTCGGCGGCGACCGACCAGGCCAGGAGCGAGGGTGGCACGGCTGATCGCCCTCGAGGTGTCGGCGGACCCGCGTGCCGCGGGAGCGGTCCGCGACCGCTGGGAGGCGGGGGACGCGATCTTGCCCCTCGATCCGACTGCGCCGCGAACGGAGCTGGACGCCCTGCTGTCCGCCCTCCGTCCCGACCGGATCGCCACGCTCGACGACCCGGCGGGTCGGTCCCTGCCCGCACCGCTGCCGACGGCCGACGGCACCGCGCTGGTGGTCGCGACCTCCGGGTCGACGGGGACCCCGAAGGGCGTCGAACTGACCGACGCCGCGCTCGCCGCCTCGACGAGTGGCTCGCTGGCACGATTGCGGTGCCAGGACGGCGAGATCTGGCGGGTCCCGCTCCCCCTCCACCACGTCGCCGGCCTCACCGCCCTCCGGCGTGGGTGGGCCCTCGGGACGGATCCGGACGCGGTCGCCCCGGGCGACCTCGATGCCCTCCTCGCGCCGGGGGCCGACCGGGTCGCCGTCGTGCCGACCCAGCTGCA
Protein-coding regions in this window:
- a CDS encoding 1,4-dihydroxy-2-naphthoyl-CoA synthase; protein product: MVSELFDADRWREVPGFEDLTDITYHRAVDQGTVRVAFDRPEVRNAFRPHTVDELYRVLEHARTSSDVACVLLTGNGPSPKDGGWAFCSGGDQRIRGRDGYQYAAGDTAESVDPGRSGRLHILEVQRLIRFSPKAVIAVVPGWAAGGGHSLHVTCDLTIASREHARFKQTDLDVASVDGGFGSAYLATQVGQKFAREIFLLGDEYSAEDAHRMGMVNRVVDHAQLEATALDWAARIGGKSPTALRMFKFAMNLPDDGLIGQQVFAGEATRLIYGTDEAQEGRDSFLQKRDPDWSAYPYHY